The following proteins are co-located in the Massilia litorea genome:
- a CDS encoding 2,4'-dihydroxyacetophenone dioxygenase family protein translates to MSKSTERTHPSSLKGFSQPIPRFAIADLVVPDAVPEDEREWVPQAPNVWFRPLILNVTQGYFVNVLRVRKSGVLSRHRHDGPVHAHVLKGRWYYLEHDWTATEGSYAHEIPGEIHTLYVPEDVSEMMTLFHVTGAYTYLDEEGKPVGYEDVFTKLEAAVKHYETVGLGSDYVRRFIR, encoded by the coding sequence GTGTCCAAGTCGACCGAACGTACCCACCCGAGCAGCCTGAAGGGCTTTTCCCAGCCAATTCCCCGCTTCGCCATCGCCGACCTGGTGGTGCCGGACGCCGTGCCGGAAGACGAGCGCGAATGGGTGCCGCAGGCGCCCAACGTCTGGTTCCGCCCGCTGATCCTGAATGTCACGCAAGGCTATTTCGTCAACGTGCTGCGCGTACGGAAAAGCGGCGTGCTCTCGCGTCACCGGCACGACGGCCCGGTCCACGCGCATGTGCTCAAGGGCCGCTGGTACTACCTCGAGCATGACTGGACCGCAACCGAGGGTTCGTATGCCCACGAAATTCCCGGCGAGATCCACACGCTGTACGTGCCCGAGGACGTCAGCGAAATGATGACGCTGTTCCATGTCACCGGCGCATATACCTATCTCGACGAGGAGGGTAAGCCGGTCGGCTACGAAGACGTGTTCACCAAGCTGGAAGCGGCGGTCAAGCATTATGAGACCGTGGGACTGGGCAGCGACTACGTGCGCCGCTTCATCCGCTAG
- a CDS encoding MFS transporter → MNTDTAGMAIPLAPGAAAPDEQARVYRRVNLRLIPFLFICYVAAYLDRINIGFAQLQMKADLGFSDAVYGLGAGIFFFGYALFEVPSNLLLVRIGARKTLLRIMVLWGLTSAGMMFVRTPTQLYIARFLLGLFEAGFFPGIILYFTYWYPSKMRARIIALFMSGMAVAGIVGGPLSGWIMNDMAGVNGWAGWQWMFLIEGIPAIFLGLMAWLMLADRPGQARWLSAREKDIIEQTLQQDRHDLGPAHHSSLRQALSDPKIYILAFSYFTFIAGTYVITFWLPTIIKSFGIADPLRIGLLTAIPYIVGAIGMVLLSRHSDRTRERRWHAAGAAFLGGAGLVAASLLPGHLALALVALSFATIGILATMPLFWAMPTAYLSGPAAAGGIALINSLGLIGGFVSPFVIGWFKTATGSVNYGLYFVTALMVLGGIALLVGVPAKALREKRVA, encoded by the coding sequence ATGAACACCGACACCGCCGGCATGGCGATTCCGCTTGCACCCGGCGCCGCCGCGCCCGATGAGCAGGCCAGGGTTTACCGCAGGGTCAACCTGCGATTGATCCCTTTCCTGTTCATCTGCTATGTCGCGGCCTATCTCGACCGCATCAATATCGGTTTCGCGCAGCTCCAGATGAAGGCCGACCTGGGTTTCAGCGATGCCGTCTACGGCCTTGGCGCCGGCATTTTCTTCTTCGGCTATGCGCTGTTCGAGGTGCCGAGCAATTTGCTCCTGGTACGCATCGGCGCACGCAAGACCCTGCTGCGCATCATGGTCCTGTGGGGCCTGACCTCGGCCGGCATGATGTTCGTGCGGACACCGACACAACTGTATATCGCGCGTTTCCTGTTGGGCCTGTTCGAAGCGGGTTTCTTCCCGGGCATCATCCTCTATTTCACCTATTGGTATCCCTCGAAAATGCGTGCCAGGATCATCGCGCTGTTCATGTCGGGCATGGCGGTGGCGGGCATCGTCGGCGGGCCGCTCTCGGGCTGGATCATGAACGACATGGCCGGCGTCAACGGCTGGGCCGGCTGGCAGTGGATGTTCCTGATCGAAGGCATCCCTGCCATTTTCCTGGGCCTGATGGCGTGGTTGATGCTGGCCGACCGCCCGGGCCAGGCCAGGTGGTTGTCGGCACGCGAAAAGGACATCATCGAGCAAACCCTGCAGCAGGACCGTCACGACCTGGGTCCTGCGCACCACAGCTCGCTGCGCCAGGCGCTGAGCGACCCGAAGATTTACATTCTCGCATTCAGCTACTTCACCTTCATTGCCGGCACCTATGTGATCACGTTCTGGCTGCCGACCATCATCAAGAGCTTCGGCATCGCCGACCCGCTGCGTATCGGCCTGTTGACGGCCATCCCCTACATCGTCGGCGCGATCGGCATGGTGCTCCTGAGCCGGCACTCGGACCGCACCCGCGAGCGCCGCTGGCATGCGGCCGGCGCCGCCTTCCTCGGCGGGGCAGGGCTGGTGGCGGCAAGCCTGCTGCCCGGCCACCTGGCGCTGGCGCTGGTGGCGCTATCGTTCGCAACGATCGGCATCCTGGCCACCATGCCGCTGTTCTGGGCGATGCCGACAGCTTACCTGTCGGGACCGGCCGCGGCGGGCGGAATTGCGCTGATCAATTCCCTGGGCCTGATCGGCGGTTTCGTCAGTCCCTTCGTGATCGGCTGGTTCAAGACCGCGACCGGTAGCGTCAACTACGGCTTGTACTTCGTGACGGCGCTGATGGTGCTGGGCGGGATTGCCTTGCTGGTCGGCGTGCCGGCGAAGGCGCTGCGCGAGAAACGCGTAGCTTGA
- a CDS encoding LysR family transcriptional regulator has protein sequence MSELEVFMAAVEDGNFSAAGRRLDLTPSAVSKLVARLEDSLNVRLFHRGARKLTPTEAGQVLYDEGQDIFAALRSAENAVKTCSGEVSGTLRVHSMVTFAKYQLAPVIGDFLAAYPKLRVEFHLSNEPVDFVEQRIDVSIQGGPLPDSSLVARRLLDSPWIICAAPAYLDRHGTPQTPEDLARHNCINFSHRTHWNAWPLMDKGEARTVAARGNVGANQGDMLLQLARQGLGLVRLAEFHVGEDLRSGRLVPVMTSYQPPAEPLYLVYQSRKHLAPRVQAFLAFMGERFTTAAAQRGRPARS, from the coding sequence TTGAGCGAACTCGAGGTGTTCATGGCGGCCGTCGAGGACGGCAATTTTTCGGCGGCCGGACGCCGGCTCGACCTGACGCCCTCGGCGGTGAGCAAGCTCGTCGCGCGCCTGGAAGACAGCCTGAACGTGCGCCTGTTCCACCGCGGCGCGCGCAAGCTGACGCCGACCGAGGCTGGCCAGGTCCTGTACGACGAAGGCCAGGACATCTTCGCCGCCTTGCGCAGCGCCGAGAACGCGGTCAAGACCTGCTCGGGCGAGGTCAGCGGCACATTGCGCGTGCATTCGATGGTGACCTTCGCGAAATACCAGCTTGCGCCCGTCATCGGCGACTTTCTCGCGGCTTATCCGAAGCTGCGCGTGGAATTCCACCTCAGCAACGAGCCGGTCGATTTCGTGGAGCAGCGCATCGACGTCTCGATCCAGGGCGGTCCCCTGCCCGATTCCTCGCTGGTGGCACGGCGCCTGCTCGACAGCCCCTGGATCATCTGCGCCGCGCCCGCCTATCTCGACCGGCACGGCACGCCGCAGACCCCGGAGGACCTGGCCCGCCACAACTGCATCAACTTCAGCCACCGCACGCATTGGAATGCGTGGCCGCTCATGGACAAAGGCGAAGCGCGGACGGTCGCGGCCAGGGGCAATGTCGGCGCCAACCAGGGCGACATGCTGCTGCAGCTGGCGCGCCAGGGACTGGGCCTGGTAAGGCTGGCAGAGTTTCACGTGGGCGAGGATTTGCGTAGCGGGCGGCTGGTGCCGGTGATGACGTCCTACCAGCCGCCTGCGGAGCCCCTGTACCTGGTCTACCAGAGCCGCAAGCACCTGGCCCCGCGCGTGCAGGCCTTCCTGGCATTCATGGGAGAACGGTTTACGACAGCTGCGGCGCAGCGCGGGCGGCCTGCCCGGTCATGA
- a CDS encoding amidase: MDFADYLQHDATALAALVKHGDVTASELLDLALARNAEVHGRINAVCRLLEPQARAQLARSLAGPLAGVPFLIKDGVQDYAGVPTSFGSRSMRGYVPTEHAAVVRRYLEAGLVIFGKTNLPEFALKAVTDPVLYGRASNPWNLGHTPGGSSGGAAAAVAAGIVPMAAGNDGGGSIRIPAACCGLFGLRASRGRVSSGPAIGEVWFGASSEGVLSRSVRDSALALDILAGHEPGDPFDIAPTAAPYRELVRRDPGKLRIGFSTVSPIGTEVHPEAVAAVQRAVQLLRGLGHEVEEAAPELDGAALAESFLHVYFGQVPAMLARGKALGAGAGDVELTARLLGTLGASIPAGRLTTQLAKWNEFSRALARFHARYDMLLTPTLAHPPIRHGEGDPPRGEQFVLDLLQRSGLLGILARLGLLEGTVNKIARDSLRYVPFTQLANLTGTPAMSVPLHWTAAGLPLGVQFVGRFGSEDKLLQLAHQLEQAAPWFERLAPLTTEGVKSTSTLVPA, from the coding sequence ATGGATTTCGCGGATTACCTGCAACACGACGCCACCGCCCTCGCCGCCCTCGTCAAGCACGGCGACGTGACAGCTTCTGAACTGCTCGACCTGGCCCTGGCCCGCAATGCCGAGGTGCACGGACGCATCAATGCCGTGTGCCGGCTGCTCGAACCGCAGGCGCGTGCGCAGCTGGCCCGTTCGCTCGCCGGACCGCTGGCAGGCGTGCCCTTCCTGATCAAGGACGGCGTGCAGGATTATGCAGGCGTACCGACCAGCTTCGGCAGCCGCTCGATGCGCGGCTACGTGCCGACCGAACATGCGGCCGTCGTACGGCGCTACCTGGAAGCGGGCCTGGTCATCTTCGGCAAGACCAATCTCCCCGAGTTTGCCCTGAAGGCCGTCACCGACCCGGTGCTGTATGGGCGCGCCAGCAATCCCTGGAACCTCGGGCACACGCCGGGCGGCTCGAGCGGCGGCGCGGCAGCCGCGGTCGCGGCCGGCATCGTGCCGATGGCGGCGGGCAATGACGGCGGCGGCTCGATCCGCATCCCGGCCGCCTGTTGCGGCCTGTTCGGCTTGCGCGCCTCGCGCGGCCGGGTGTCTTCGGGGCCGGCCATCGGCGAAGTCTGGTTCGGCGCCTCGAGCGAAGGGGTTCTCTCGCGCAGCGTGCGCGATTCGGCCCTGGCGCTGGACATCCTGGCCGGCCACGAGCCGGGCGACCCGTTCGACATCGCCCCGACTGCCGCCCCCTACCGCGAACTCGTCAGGCGCGATCCCGGCAAGCTGCGCATCGGCTTCAGTACCGTCTCGCCGATCGGCACCGAGGTCCACCCCGAAGCGGTGGCCGCCGTTCAGCGTGCCGTGCAACTGCTGCGCGGGCTCGGCCATGAAGTCGAGGAAGCCGCGCCCGAACTCGACGGCGCGGCACTGGCGGAGAGTTTCCTGCACGTGTATTTCGGCCAGGTGCCGGCAATGCTTGCGCGCGGCAAGGCGCTCGGCGCCGGCGCGGGCGACGTCGAGCTGACGGCACGGCTGCTGGGGACGCTGGGCGCGAGCATCCCGGCCGGGCGCCTGACGACCCAGCTGGCCAAATGGAACGAATTTTCGCGCGCGCTGGCGCGCTTCCACGCACGCTACGACATGCTGCTGACGCCGACGCTGGCCCATCCACCGATCCGCCACGGCGAAGGAGACCCGCCGCGCGGCGAGCAATTCGTGCTCGACCTGCTCCAGCGCAGCGGCCTGCTCGGCATCCTGGCGCGCCTGGGTTTATTGGAAGGCACGGTCAACAAGATCGCGCGCGACAGCCTGCGCTACGTGCCGTTCACCCAGCTGGCCAATCTGACCGGGACGCCGGCGATGTCGGTGCCGCTGCACTGGACGGCCGCCGGCCTGCCGCTGGGCGTACAGTTCGTCGGGCGTTTCGGGAGCGAGGACAAGCTGCTGCAGCTGGCGCACCAGCTGGAACAGGCGGCGCCGTGGTTCGAGCGGCTGGCGCCGCTGACAACGGAAGGAGTGAAGTCGACAAGCACCCTGGTGCCTGCATGA
- a CDS encoding response regulator, with protein sequence MIEDDSNSCSILLIDDEPFAQQIIEHGLKTCVKHVLRYESSPARAADLARELNVTVVLVDLRMPDLDGFEVTRRLRANPDTEHIPVIMLSSEDDPEVKAQAFAAGANDYMVKWPDPRELVARVQYHSDACVARRERDAAFASLRVSQQQLAASESALHQAQKMEAIGQLTGGVAHDFNNVLQIIGGNLQLLKLVGGLNEAGRARVEMALAGVERGAKLSSHLLAFARRQPLQAVVLNPGHLLRDMDDMMRRVLGPNARIVTDIDPSLWSTVADPNQLNNVLLNLAINARDAMGGNGTLLIRASNAGGDAPGPGAMLPPGVSPGEYVVIEVADTGKGMPPDVLQRAFEPFFTTKPVGQGTGLGLSMAYGFVKQSGGEIVLSSEVGRGTSVRIFLPRSETEAAQPEAHVDVPLFGGLETILVVEDEEDVRSSTCAILSALGYQVLEACDAAGAIALVESGRQIDLVFTDVIMPGPVSSLQLGEAVREHLPNAQILYTSGYAEGVLAHEGKVSASVHLLQKPYHPDALSARIRHLLRPGRNAGAAANAQCAANSAGATAA encoded by the coding sequence ATGATCGAAGACGATTCGAATTCCTGTTCGATCCTGCTGATCGATGACGAGCCTTTTGCACAGCAAATCATCGAGCATGGGCTGAAAACCTGCGTCAAGCACGTACTGCGTTACGAGTCCAGCCCGGCGCGGGCCGCCGACCTGGCGCGCGAGCTGAACGTCACCGTCGTGCTGGTCGACCTGCGCATGCCCGACCTCGACGGCTTCGAAGTCACCCGCCGCCTGCGCGCCAATCCCGATACCGAACACATCCCCGTCATCATGCTGTCGTCCGAAGACGATCCGGAAGTCAAGGCGCAAGCCTTTGCCGCCGGCGCCAACGACTACATGGTGAAATGGCCCGATCCGCGCGAACTGGTGGCGCGCGTCCAGTACCACAGCGACGCCTGCGTCGCCCGGCGCGAACGCGATGCGGCCTTTGCCTCGCTGCGCGTGAGCCAGCAGCAATTGGCCGCCAGCGAATCGGCCCTGCACCAGGCGCAGAAGATGGAAGCCATCGGCCAGCTGACCGGCGGCGTGGCCCACGATTTCAATAACGTGCTGCAAATCATCGGCGGCAACCTGCAACTGCTGAAACTCGTCGGCGGCCTGAACGAAGCAGGACGCGCGCGTGTCGAGATGGCGCTGGCCGGCGTCGAGCGCGGCGCCAAGCTGTCCTCGCACCTGCTCGCCTTTGCACGGCGCCAGCCGCTGCAGGCGGTCGTCCTGAATCCCGGCCACCTGCTGCGCGACATGGACGACATGATGCGCCGCGTGCTCGGGCCGAATGCGCGCATCGTCACCGACATCGATCCTTCGCTGTGGAGCACGGTCGCCGATCCGAACCAGCTGAACAACGTATTACTGAACCTCGCCATCAACGCGCGCGACGCGATGGGCGGCAACGGCACCTTGCTGATCAGGGCCAGCAACGCGGGCGGCGACGCACCTGGCCCTGGTGCGATGCTGCCGCCCGGCGTTTCGCCCGGCGAATATGTCGTCATCGAAGTGGCCGATACCGGCAAGGGCATGCCGCCCGACGTCCTGCAGCGTGCCTTCGAACCCTTCTTCACCACCAAGCCGGTCGGGCAGGGCACGGGCCTGGGCCTGTCGATGGCCTATGGTTTCGTGAAGCAGTCGGGCGGAGAAATCGTGCTCAGCAGCGAAGTCGGACGCGGCACCAGCGTGCGCATCTTCCTGCCGCGCAGCGAAACCGAAGCGGCACAGCCGGAAGCCCATGTGGACGTGCCGCTGTTCGGCGGCCTGGAGACGATCCTGGTGGTGGAAGACGAGGAAGACGTGCGCAGCTCGACCTGCGCGATCCTGTCCGCGCTCGGCTACCAGGTGCTCGAAGCCTGCGACGCCGCCGGCGCGATTGCGCTGGTCGAGAGCGGGCGCCAGATCGACCTGGTGTTCACCGACGTCATCATGCCGGGGCCGGTGAGCAGCCTGCAACTCGGCGAAGCAGTGCGCGAGCATCTGCCGAATGCGCAGATTTTATATACCTCGGGTTATGCGGAAGGGGTATTGGCGCACGAGGGCAAGGTCAGCGCCTCGGTGCATTTGCTGCAGAAACCGTATCATCCGGATGCGCTCAGTGCGCGCATCCGTCATTTGCTGCGGCCCGGACGCAATGCCGGCGCGGCGGCCAACGCGCAATGCGCGGCCAACAGTGCGGGCGCCACGGCGGCCTGA
- a CDS encoding response regulator has translation MLKPILLVEDNPNDLELTLVALARSQLANEVVVVRDGAEALDYLLRRGEFAERSEGNPAVTLLDLKLPKVDGLEVLATIRKTASLKSMPVVMLTSSKEEQDLIRSYELGVNAYVVKPVDFKEFVRAIADLGIFWAVLNEPPPGSFRYIPPN, from the coding sequence ATGTTAAAACCCATCCTGCTGGTCGAAGACAACCCGAACGACCTCGAACTGACCCTGGTGGCACTGGCGCGCAGCCAGCTCGCCAACGAAGTCGTCGTCGTACGCGACGGCGCCGAGGCGCTCGACTACCTGCTGCGCCGCGGCGAATTCGCGGAACGCTCGGAAGGCAACCCGGCCGTCACCCTGCTCGACCTGAAGCTGCCGAAAGTGGACGGCCTGGAAGTGCTGGCGACGATCCGCAAGACGGCCAGCCTGAAAAGCATGCCGGTCGTGATGCTGACCTCGTCGAAGGAAGAACAGGACCTGATCCGCAGCTACGAGCTGGGCGTGAATGCGTATGTGGTGAAGCCGGTCGATTTCAAGGAATTCGTGCGCGCGATCGCCGACCTGGGGATTTTCTGGGCAGTGCTGAACGAACCGCCGCCGGGTTCGTTCCGCTATATTCCGCCCAACTGA
- the purT gene encoding formate-dependent phosphoribosylglycinamide formyltransferase, with the protein MTTPRIFGTPLSPSATRVMLLGSGELGKEVIISLQRLGVEVIAVDRYPNAPGHQVAHRAHVIDMTDGAALRALIAQEQPDLVIPEIEAIATDTLAELEAAGTITCIPTARATQLTMNREGIRRLAAEELGLATSPYRFASSLEELEQACAFVGFPCVVKPVMSSSGKGQSKLDSAADVKAAWDYAAAGGRVDAGRVIAEGFIDFDYEITLLTVRSRAADGTTQTGFCEPIGHKQVQGDYVESWQPHPMSALALARSRDIAEKVTSNLGGLGVFGVELFVKGDMVWFSEVSPRPHDTGMVTMATQVQSEFELHAKAVLGLPVNTALRAPGASAVIYGQLDAKGIAFEGVAEALTVPDTDIRLFGKPESFARRRMGVALATAGDVDTARERALLAASKVKPVGGA; encoded by the coding sequence ATGACCACTCCCCGCATTTTCGGCACTCCCCTCTCTCCTTCCGCCACGCGCGTGATGCTGCTCGGCTCCGGCGAACTCGGCAAGGAAGTCATCATTTCCCTGCAACGCCTCGGCGTCGAAGTCATCGCCGTCGACCGCTACCCGAACGCGCCCGGCCACCAGGTCGCGCACCGCGCCCATGTCATCGACATGACCGACGGCGCCGCGCTCCGTGCCCTGATCGCGCAGGAGCAGCCCGACCTCGTGATCCCCGAGATCGAGGCGATCGCCACCGACACCCTGGCCGAGCTGGAAGCGGCGGGCACGATCACCTGCATCCCGACCGCGCGCGCCACCCAGCTGACGATGAACCGCGAAGGCATCCGCCGCCTCGCCGCCGAGGAACTGGGCCTGGCAACGTCTCCCTACCGCTTCGCCAGCAGCCTGGAAGAACTGGAACAGGCCTGCGCTTTCGTCGGTTTCCCCTGCGTGGTGAAACCGGTGATGTCGTCCTCGGGCAAGGGCCAGTCGAAACTCGACAGCGCGGCCGACGTGAAAGCCGCCTGGGACTACGCCGCCGCCGGCGGACGCGTCGATGCCGGCCGCGTGATCGCCGAAGGCTTTATCGATTTCGACTACGAAATCACGCTGCTGACGGTGCGCTCGCGCGCTGCCGACGGCACGACGCAGACGGGTTTCTGCGAACCGATCGGCCACAAGCAGGTGCAGGGCGACTACGTGGAATCCTGGCAGCCGCATCCGATGAGCGCGCTGGCCCTGGCACGTTCGCGCGACATCGCGGAAAAAGTGACAAGCAACCTCGGCGGCCTGGGCGTGTTCGGCGTCGAGCTGTTCGTGAAGGGCGACATGGTCTGGTTCTCGGAAGTGAGCCCACGCCCGCACGACACCGGCATGGTGACGATGGCGACGCAGGTGCAGAGCGAATTCGAGCTGCACGCAAAGGCTGTCCTTGGGCTGCCGGTCAACACGGCCTTGCGCGCGCCGGGTGCCTCGGCCGTCATTTACGGCCAGCTCGATGCGAAAGGGATCGCCTTCGAAGGCGTGGCCGAGGCTTTGACGGTCCCGGACACCGACATCCGCCTGTTCGGCAAGCCGGAATCGTTCGCGCGCCGGCGCATGGGCGTGGCGCTGGCGACGGCGGGCGATGTGGACACGGCGCGCGAGCGGGCGCTGCTCGCGGCATCGAAGGTCAAGCCGGTGGGCGGCGCGTAA